The genomic region AAGATGAAGGGACCTACCAAAGCCACCTCAGCTCATACCGAAACACACGGCACGAGAGAGGCGCTGGAACGAGTTCGTGGAATGACGTTAGCCTGTTCTCCAGGAAAGCAGATGACAGTGGACCAGCAGCAAGAAAGTGTGATGATGACCGTGGAGGCTCATTGCTTGCTAGTAGCAAGAGCAGCATCCCCGTCATTCAGCCTGTGGTCCAACCCTTGTTCAGTCTGTACAGCTCTCCCTACAGCTCAACAAACAATGTCTCTGGCCAGCCGCCTGCAGGGCCGTATGCATTTGGCCCCAGCTACCCCAGCTATCACGCAGGACCATTTTACCCGGGCTGCCTGCAACGACCTTCATTGGGCTACAACAGGCCACGGATGCTACTCTACAACGGACAGAGACCAAAATCACTGGGCTTGAGAAATGCACCCTGTCTCGAAGAGTCGGAGAGCGACGTAGATGACTCGAGAAAAAGGAAGAATCCAAACACTAAGGACAAGGTgcaagatgatgatgatggtgcaaTTCAGAAAGAGGATCACAGGGCTGGTCCTAACAAGGAGGAAGGGAAGAAGGCAGCCATTGAGGAAAAACTGGAGGTTGAGAAGAGGGCAGACAAGAAGACTGCTCATTGATATGCTAGTCAACAAAAGCAGCGGCTTAAAAAAATGATTTGCAGCTCATACCTGTATACTCAAGGTTGATGAGCATTGCCTGAAGGCAGCGTCAGATTTATGCGGCCAGGATATCTACAAATTGTTCTGGACCTAAGCTTTTTCAGTTGCGACTCAATGTCCACAATTTGAAGGACCTGCTTAGACGAACATGTGTTCACTTTTGTCTTGGCTTTTGGTCCCACTCAAACTGCAGCATGCTTAGTAGCAGATATCTGAGCACCCTATGCAAATTTACTTGCTGAAAATTGCACACACCCTTTAATTATTGTGCTGTAGCAAGCAAGAAATGAATTGTGTTTGGAAGgtgttgctttgttttgtttttccctaTGTAAATTGGTGCATTATTAGGATAGTTTATTACTTTGACAAAAGGGATCAAACAAGTGTCAAGTTGCATCAGAGCTGCATAAAATTGAAGGATATCCAATCTTGACTAGTTGACAATTCTGCCTTGAAGCTGTTATTCAGTCTATGCTTGTAATGTATAAACTCTGGAGTCAAGTGTATGGATTCATTTGCGTCTCATTTTATGGGGCTTCAGTGCAGGTGTCAGCTCTTACAGGCAGCATTGTTCCGAAGATATAGTAGGTTTTCTTGTGTGCCTCAGTGAGTCACTGTGCAAGCAGATGGTGATACTATATGAGAGTAATATAAAAGACCTGCACAACAAGTGTGCAAATTGTGTAGCTCAAGTTCAGCACAACATGACACAAATGAATGCTTACTATTCTCCATCCACTTAAGTTTGACAGGTTGCCGACCACACAGAGGTCAGTGCACTGTAACGCCCACCCGCATAGGCCACCCTTGTAAATGAAGTGACAGGCTGGTGAGGGAAAATCATTGAGGCTGGCCAAATGCGTGCTCTATCAAAAAATGTGTGTGCTGACACACATTTCAACCTGTTACCTAACCAGGCATCTCTGAAACTTTTTAGTGCGTTTATGTATGTAAGTGCCCACTCCGCTTCCTTTGAAAGCTTACATTAAGCTTCAGTTGTATGTGAGCATCTGTCCTGTTCACAACATTTCTTCCGGTACGGTTTTCCACTTACGACATTACGATGATGCCCCAACCAACCCAACAATCAA from Rhipicephalus sanguineus isolate Rsan-2018 unplaced genomic scaffold, BIME_Rsan_1.4 Seq612, whole genome shotgun sequence harbors:
- the LOC119377912 gene encoding translation initiation factor IF-2 isoform X1 produces the protein MCGLCSFRPLSVQFHVAIENSAANLPYREPEPRARKMEDSGEPARPAVLEEPPHASEKDSATRKPAGDGKGKRSPVHKADDVKQKKAASKVDDDAANIATLSATGKDKKPEPVGLSEAADKGTKEEVHPAAHKTGAGKASDKHKHTESGQPSSPNGSKESAMPAGKASHHLHESHSAAAPKCSKPPSQTASDTVIKSKTGSQDEGTYQSHLSSYRNTRHERGAGTSSWNDVSLFSRKADDSGPAARKCDDDRGGSLLASSKSSIPVIQPVVQPLFSLYSSPYSSTNNVSGQPPAGPYAFGPSYPSYHAGPFYPGCLQRPSLGYNRPRMLLYNGQRPKSLGLRNAPCLEESESDVDDSRKRKNPNTKDKVQDDDDGAIQKEDHRAGPNKEEGKKAAIEEKLEVEKRADKKTAH
- the LOC119377912 gene encoding translation initiation factor IF-2 isoform X2 — translated: MNTLHVGEGTSREPEPRARKMEDSGEPARPAVLEEPPHASEKDSATRKPAGDGKGKRSPVHKADDVKQKKAASKVDDDAANIATLSATGKDKKPEPVGLSEAADKGTKEEVHPAAHKTGAGKASDKHKHTESGQPSSPNGSKESAMPAGKASHHLHESHSAAAPKCSKPPSQTASDTVIKSKTGSQDEGTYQSHLSSYRNTRHERGAGTSSWNDVSLFSRKADDSGPAARKCDDDRGGSLLASSKSSIPVIQPVVQPLFSLYSSPYSSTNNVSGQPPAGPYAFGPSYPSYHAGPFYPGCLQRPSLGYNRPRMLLYNGQRPKSLGLRNAPCLEESESDVDDSRKRKNPNTKDKVQDDDDGAIQKEDHRAGPNKEEGKKAAIEEKLEVEKRADKKTAH